From the genome of Streptomyces xanthophaeus:
CACCAGCAGCCCCGCGAGGCTCAGGCCGAGGGCGATGACCAGCGGCGGGCCGAGGCCGAACCAGGACGTCCCGCCGGAGGAGTTGGCGGGGTCCGCCATGTCGACGACCGCCTCGGCGAGCAGCCAGATCAGCATCCCCGCGCCGATCAGGGGGCCGGCCCCGATGAACAGGAACTCGCGCACCCCCGAGGTCAGCAGGCGCCGGTGGTAGACCGCGCAGGCGATACCGGTGAGGGCGTAGTAGAAGGCGATCAGCAACGAGAGGGCCGTCAGTGAGTCGGCGAGCGCGTTCTCGCTGACCTGGTGGATGAACAGGTACCAGACCGTGGCCGTGCCGGCGACCCACCAGGTGCCGACGGCGGGGGTGCGGTACCGGCCGTGGATCAGACCGAACCGGCGGGGGAGGGCGTGCCTGCGCGCCATGGACAGCGCGGTACGGGAGGCCGGGATGATCGTGGTCTGGGTCGAGGCGAGCGCCGAGGTGGCGACGGCGAGGAGGACGATCCAGTCCCAGCCGCCGAGGGCCTCGCGGGCCAGGGAGGCGAAGACGGCCTCCTCGTCGTCGGCGTGCGCGGTGAGATAGCCGGTGCCCGCGAACGCGACCACCGCGAAGGCCACGGAGACATAGGTGGCCAGGAGGACCACCGTCGACCAGACGCCGGCCCGGCCCGGGGCGGAGGAGGGGTCCTTCGTCTCCTCGGTGAGGTTGACGGCCGACTCCCAGCCCCAGTAGACGAAGACACCGAGGAGCAGCCCGCCGGTCAGCGCCGTGCTCCCGGCCCCGAACGGGTCGAGCCAGCCGACGGACGGGCGCAGCGCGCCCGCGGAGCCGGTTCCGGCGTACACCCGGTACAGGGCGACGCCCGCGAAGACGAACAGGCAGACGGTCTGCAGCAGCACGAGGACGTTCTGCAGACGGGCCGCCGCCTGAGTGTCCCGGACGCACAGGGCCGCCATCGTCACGATCACGAGCACGGTCAGTGCCTGGCGGATCAGCGAGTTTCCGGCCCAGCCGTCCAGACCGACGGCCAGCAGGCCGAAGTTGACGGCGACGTCGGCGAGCGAGCCGACCACCAGGACCCCCGTCATGGTGATCGCCCAGCCGCCCAGCCAGCCGGTCGTGGGCCCCAGCGCACGCGTCACCCACGAAAAGGTCGTGCCGCAGTCGGGGTCGGCCCGGTTCAGGTAGTAGAAAGCGGAAGCGATGAGCACCATCGGAACGAACGACGCGAGCATCACCCCGGGGGCATGGACGCCGACCAGGGCGACGATCGGCCCGATCACGGCGGCCAGGGAGTACGCCGGCGAGGTCGCGTTCAGCCCGATGGCGAGGGCGTCGACGAAGCCGATCGCGTTCGGTCTGAGCGTGGCGTCGGCGGCAGGCGTCCGCGGGGTGTCTTCGACCATGGTCCCTCACTGGTGCACGGTGAACGGGGCGTGAATGCGATGAGGAAACCCGTGCTCCGCACAGAGGGTCAATGGTGTTGGCATAAGCGGGCCCGGAAGGCCGGGTCAGCCGCGCCCCGCCGCACCCCCGCCCCCGGGGCCCGCCGCGTCCGCGAGCTGCCTCTCGGCGGTGTCCAGCAGCATCTCCAGCGCGACCGGGTACGCGCTGTGGGGCATCCGGGCGGCCAGCAGTCCCGCCGTGGCCGCGATGTTCGGGTAGGCGTCGGCCGGCAGCCGTGCGTACGTCGACTCCCACCGCTCCTCGTCCGACTCGCGCGCCTTCTCCGTCAGCGCGAGCGGCCCCGCGTCGAGCGCCGCGAAGGCCAGGGCCTGGTCGATGTAGGCGTGGTAGATCCGTACGGCGTCCACGTCCGCGAAGCCCGCGCCGCGAAGGCTGCCGAGGATCGCCTCGTCGGCCGCGATCTCGCGCGGCCGGCCGCTCACCCGGCTCGCGGTGAGCAGCGCGGCCTGCGGGTGGGCGACGTAGGCGCCGTGGATGCGCAGCCCCAGTGAGCGCAGGTCCTCGCGCCACCGCCCCGTGGGGACCCAGCCGTCGAGCGCCCGGCCGATCAGCTCCTCGCCGATGGCCAGGGTCAGACCGTCCATGCCGTCGAAGTACCGGTACAGCGTGCTGGGGTCCGCCCCCAGAGCGGCGCCCAGCCGCCGGGCGGACAGGCCCGCGCTCCCGTGCTCGCGCACCATCCGCAGGGCCGTCTCGACGATCAGCCGCTCGGAGAGCACCGTTCCCTGCCGGGTCGGGCGCCGCCGCCTGCGGGCCTCCTCCGGGACCACGTCCTTCGCCATCGCCCGCCTCCGTCCATCCTTATGCCAACACCATTGACCTTAACTCGGACGGAACGGTTCCATCAGCCCCCTGAGGCGCACGCCTCACCGAGAAAGGACCTCGCCATGCGTGTTCTGCTTGTGGGTGCCGGCGGTGTCGGGAGCGCGATCACCAAGATCGCCGCCCGCCGCGACTTCTTCGACCACTTCGTCGTCGCCGACTACGACCTGGCCCGCGCCGAGGCTGCCGTCGCGGCCCTGGGCGGCGAGGAGCAGCGCTTCAGCGCCTGTCGCGTCGACGCCTCCGACGAGGCGGCGGTCGGCCGGCTGCTCACCGAGCGCGGATGCGACGTCCTGATGAACGCCACCGACCCGCGCTTCGTGATGCCCCTGTTCAACGCCGCGCTCGCGGCGGGCAGCCACTACCTCGACATGGCCATGTCCCTCTCGCGCCCCCACCCCGAGCACCCGCACGGCGAATGCGGGGTGAAGCTCGGCGACGAGCAGTTCGAACGGGCCGGGGAGTGGGAGAAGTCGGGCCGACTCGCCCTCGTCGGCATGGGCGTCGAGCCCGGACTCTCGGACGTCTTCGCCCGCTACGCCGCCGACCACCTCTTCGACGACATCGAGGAGATCGGCATCCGCGACGGAGCGAACCTGGCCGTCGAGGGCTACGACTTCGCCCCGTCCTTCAACATCTGGACGACGATCGAGGAGTGCCTGAACCCTCCCGTGGTCTACGAGCGCGAGCGCGGCTGGTTCACCACCGAGCCGTTCAGCGAGCCGGAGGTCTTCGACTTCCCGGAGGGCATCGGCCCCGTCGAGTGCGTCAACGTCGAACACGAGGAGGTCCTCCTCGTCCCGCGCTGGGTCGGTGCCCGCCGGGTCACCTTCAAGTACGGCCTCGGTGACGACTTCATCGGCAAGCTCAAGACCCTTCACGCCCTCGGTCTGGACTCCACCGCGCGGGTCGCGGTCCGCGGCGAGGACGGCAGCGAGGTCCGGGTCTCGCCCCGCGACGTGGTCGCCGCCTGCCTGCCCGACCCGGCGACGCTCGGGGACCGCATGACCGGAAAGACCTGCGCCGGCACCTGGGTCAAGGGCACCAAGGACGGCCTGCCCCGCGAGGTCTACCTCTACCACGTGGTCGACAACCAGTGGTCCATGCGCGAGTACGGCTCCCAGGCGGTCGTCTGGCAGACCGCCGTCAACCCGGTGGTGGCCCTCGAACTCCTGGCCACCGGCGTCTGGTCGCAGCCCGGCGTCCTCGGCCCCGAGGCCCTCCCGCCCCTCCCCTTCCTCGACCTGCTCACCGCGTACGGCTCCCCGTGGGGCATGCGGGAACAGGGCGAGACCCCGGGCAACTGACCGTCCGGCGCACCGGAGGGGCAGCGCCGAGGCCGGCGCGCCGCCCCTCCGGCGGCCGCGCCGAGTGGCGCGGCGGCACGCCGCACCGAACCATGCGCCGGCAGCCGCACCCCTGTTGCGCTCCGGGACACCACCCGCACGTCGCCGGTCCTTCCGCGAGAGGTACGGCCTCACCGCGACGGAGTTCCGCGCGCGGAGCGTCAAGGACGGCCGTGCCGTGCGCACTTCGTCGTGACGCATCCTTCGCTCCGCCGGAAGTGGCGGAACACTCCAAGATCGACTTCTGATCCTTGTCCCTGGTGGGGCCCATGGTCCGTGTCCGCCCTGTCGCAGACTTGCGGGACGTGGTGGCCCGGCCGGCTGCCGCGTCCTCGGCCCGATCGACCCAAGGACTCCATCGTGAGCGAGCGCGTTCTCACCCCCCGCAACCGGGGCTTTCTCTTTCTCGACTCCCACCCGGCAGGCTGCGAGCGGCTGGTGGCCGACATGTGGCAGGCCTGCCCCGACCCTGCCGCCACTCCGGACGGAGCCGGGCCGGTGGCTCTGATCATCGGCTCCTCGGCCGGATACGGCCTGGCCGCCACCATCGCCGGACTCAAGCGCGCCGGCATCCGCGGCGTCATGGTCTCCTTCGAGAAGGCCCCCACCGAACGGCGCACCGCCACGGCCGGCTGGTACCGCACCGCCGCCACCGCCGACATCGCCCGCACCGCCGGGCGGGACCTGGTCTTCCTCAACGGCGACGCGTTCTCCGACACGATGAAGAACGAGGTCGCCGACCTCATCGAGCAGCGTTTCGGCGGCAGGCTGGACTACCTGATCTACTCGGTCGCCGCGCCCCGGCGCACCGACCCGGACACCGGCACCACGTACGCCTCCGTGCTCAGGCCGATCGGCCGGGCGAACCGCACCAAGACCCTCGTATTCGACGACCAGGGCGTCCCCGAGGTGCGCGAGGTCGAGACCGGGCCGGCCGAGGGCGATGACGTCGAGCAGACCGTGGCCGTGATGGGCGGCGCGGACTGGGAACGCTGGATCGACCATCTGGCAGGCCGGGGACTGCTCGGCAAGGGCTTCGCCACCGCCGCGCTGTCGTACATCGGCTCGCCGCTGACGGCGGCGATCTACCGGCAGGGCACCATCGGCGCGGCCAAGGCCCACCTGGAGGCCACCGCCCGCACCCTGAACGAGCGGCTCGGCTCGACGCTGGGCGGACGGGCCGTGACCTCCGTCAACGGCGCCGCCGTCACCCAGTCCTCCACCGCCATCCCCGGCATCGCCCTGTACACCGGCCTGCTGCGCGGAGTCCTCGGACCGGACCTGATGCCGCCGGTGCGTCAGCTCGCCGCCCTGTGGGACCAGCTCACCGGCGCCGCCCCGCTCACCCTGGACGAGGAGGGCCGCGTCCGCCTGGACACCTGGGAACTCACCGACGAGGTCCAGGCGGCCGTCGCCGAGCGCTGGGAGACCGCCACGAGCGACACCATCGCCGCCCTCGCCGACCTCGACTGGTTTCACGCCGAGGTCCAGCGCCTGTACGGATTCTCCGTGCCGGGCGTCGACTACACCGCCCCGGTGGCCACCCACGTTCCCTGGCCCGCTCCCACCGCCTGATCCCGGAGCGGCCCCGCCGCCGGTCTTCCGACCGGCAGCGGGGCCCGCTGCCTCCGGCGGCCGGACCGTGGTCACTTCACCGAGCCCGCCATCACCCCCTGGACGAAGTGCCGCTGGAAGGCGAAGAAGACGATCAGCGGGACCACCAGGGACAGGAACGCCCCGGGCGCGAGGACGCCGATGTTGCTCCCGAACTGCCGCATCTGGGACTGCAGCGCGACCGTGAGCGGCTGGGACCCGCTGTCCGCGAAGAGCAGCGCCACGAGCATGTCGTTCCAGACCCAGAGGAACTGGAAGATGGCGAGGCTCGCGATGGCCGGGCGGCCGAGCGGCAGCACCAGCCGGGAGAAGATCCGCCACTCGCTGCCGCCGTCCATCCGGGCGGCTTCCAGCATCTCGCGCGGTATCTCGGCGAAGTAGTTGCGCAGCAGGAAGATCGCGAACGGCAGTCCGTAGGCGACGTGGAAGAGGACGACGCCCGCGACCGTGCCGAACAGCCCCACCGCACCGAAGAGTTTGGCCACGGGCAGCAGCCCGATCTGTACGGGCACCACCAGCAGTCCGACGACCACCAGGAAGACGGCGTCCCGGCCGGGGAACTCCAGCCACGCGAAGGCGTATCCGGCGAGGGCCGCGATGGCGACCACCAGGACGGTGGTCGGCACGGAGATCAGGACGGTGTTCCCGAAGGCCGCCGCGATACCGGAGTCCTTCAGCAGGGCGCTGTAGTTGTCCAGGGACAGCTGGGACGGGTCGGTGAGCGCGGTCCACCAGCCGCCGGAGGCGTTGTCGCCCTCGGAGCGCAGCGAGGAGATGAGCAGGCCCGCCAGCGGGGTGATCCACACCAGGGCGACCAGGATCAGCGCGCCCTGGACGACGGAGTTGCTCAGCAGCCGTGACAGCCGCTTCCCGCGCCGGCGGCCGGGTCCGCGTACGGGCCCCTGCGCCGGCGGGCCGGGGACGGGGCGCACCGCCGCCGTCCGCCGGGACGGCCGGCGCTCGATGGTGCCGTGACCGCTCATGCTCCACTCCTTCGGAAGCGCCGGATGTTGAAGACCATCGCCGGGACGACGAGCAGGAGGAGCACCACGCTGAGCGCGCTGCCGAGCCCCTGGTCGTTGCCGCCGCCGAAGGAGACCAGCCACATGCGGGTGGCCAGCACGTTCGCCTCCTCCTGGACCGGTCCGGGCGCGATGATGTAGACGAGGTCGAAGACCTTCATCACGTTGATCACCAGGGTCACGAAGACGACGGTGAGCACCGGAGCGAGCAGCGGCACGGTGATCTTGCGGAAGATCTGGCCCTCGGAGGCACCGTCCATCCGCGCGGCCTCCAGGGCGTCCCGGGGGATGGCCGCGAGGCCGGCGCCGATGAGGACCATCGCGAAGCCGGTCCACACCCACAGGTAGGCGCCGATGATGGCCGGTGTGACCAGCGCAGGACCGAGCCAGTTCACCCCCTGGTACGGGGCCGCGAAGTTGGCCGCGGGCAGCCTGACCGTGTACGGGCCGTCGGCCAGCCCGGTGAAGCGGAACGACCCGTCTTCGGCCGTCACCGCGGTGGCGGCGACCCGGCCGTCCCGTACGGCCTCGACCGTCATGCCGGGCAGCCCGTTCTCACCCGGGTCGATGCGCCCCGGGGTGCCGGCGCCGCCGGGGGCGAAGTCCAGGTAGACGACACCCCCGATGGTGTCCGGCCGGGGCTCCGCGGGGGCCGCGGCCTCGGCTCCGGCCGGCATCGCGCCGGGTGCCACCCCGATGAAGCCGAGACCGACCGAGCGTCCGGGAAGGACGGCCTCCTCGGTGCTGTACGGGCCGCCCGGTCCGCCGGTGAGGCCCTGGCCCTCCCGGGCACGGGCCGTCGGATAGGCGGCGGTGTCCACGAAGCTGTCGTGGACCCCGGTGACGGCGGCGTTGAGGACGCCCCGGGCCGGGTCCTGGTCGTAGGCGAGCCGGAAGATGATGCCCGCGGCGAGGAACGACACGGCCATCGGCAGGAAGAGCACGAGCTTGAAGGCGGTCGCCCAGCGCACCTTCTCGGTGAGCACGGCGAGCATCAGCCCGAGTCCGGTCAGCAGGGTCGGGGCGACGACGACCCAGAGGGCGCTGTTGCGGATCGCCTTGAGGGTGGCCTGGTCCTGCACGATCGCCGCGTAGTTGGCGGCTCCCACGAAGCGGTCGCCGTCGGCGTCGAAGAGGCTGCGGCCGACGGAGAAGAGGACCGGGTAGACGACCAGCGCCCCGAGCAGCAGCAGGGCGGGCAGGACGAAGACGACAGCGAGGCGGCGTTTCCTGCGCTGGGCCCGGCGCCGCCCGTCGGCCGCGCCGCGGGCGGCGGTCATGGTGTCAGCCATGGGAGCCGCCTCAGTTCCCGTAGGCCTTGGCGGCCTCGGCCTCGAGCTTCGCGGCCGTGCCCCGCGGGTCCGACGGGTCGCGCAGGAAGTCCTGGAGGAGCTTCCACTCGCCGGCTCCCTTGGTGCCGCCGAACGCGGCCGGGGCCTGGTCCGACATGTCGAAGCGGATCGAGTCGCCCGCCGCGATGAGCGAGTTGGCGGTGCTGCGGGTGATCTCGTCGCCGTACGAGGCGAGGTCGAGCTCCTTGTTCGGGGACAGGAAGCCGCCGGCGCGGGCCCAGACCTCGGCGGCCTCGGGGCCGGACAGGAATTCGAGCAGCTTCATGCCGGCCTTGCCGTTCTTCGCGTCCTTCAGGACGACGGCCGCGTCGCCGCCGCTGACGACCGGCGCCCTGCCGCCGTCGACCGAGGGGAACGGGAAGAACTTGGCGTCCTTGCCGAGCTTCTTGCCGAACTGGTCCTTGGCGATACCGCCGACGAAGTCGCCCTCGTAGACCATGCCCGCCTTGGGGTCGGGGCCGAAGACCTGCGCGACCGACGAGGGGAAGTCGGTGCCCAGCGCCGTCTGGGCACCGCCGGCGACGAGCTGCTTGTCCTTGAACAGTTCGCCGAGGGTGGTCAGCGCCCTGACGACGCTGTCGTCGGTCCACTTGAGCTTGTGCTGGGCGAGCTGGTCGTACTTCTCCGGTCCGGCCTGGGAGAGGTAGACGTTCTCGAACCAGTCGGTGAGGGTCCAGCCGTCCTCGCCGGCTATGGCGAAGGCGGGGCGGCCGGAGTCGGCGAGGGTGCGGCCGGCCTTCAGCATGTCGGAGTAGCTCGTGGGCTCGTTGACACCGGCCTGGGAGAAGGCCTCCGGGGTGTACCAGACCGTCGACTTGTGTGCGGCCTTGAAGTAGAGGCCGTAGTACGTGCCGTCGACGGTGCCGTAGTTCTTCCACACCGGGGCGAGGGTGGAGCCGGCCTTCCGGGTGGCCTCGTCGGACAGGGGCTGGAGCCAGCCCTCCTTGGCGAACTGCTGGAGCACACCCACCTGGGGGACCAGCACCACGTCGGGGGCGTTGCCGCCTTCGATCTTGCTTCCGACGAAGGTCGAGACGTTGTCGCCGGAGGGCACGAAGACCGTCTTGGCGCCGGTCTTCTCGGTGAAGGCGTCCAGGACCTTCTTGAAGTTCTGCTGCTCGCTGCCGGTCCAGACGCCTGCCACGGTCACGGTCTGGCCGCTCAGTTCGCCGCTGCTCGCGGGTCCGGTGGCGTTGCCGCAGGCGGTGGCGCCGAGGGTGAGAGCGAGGGCCGCCGATGCGGTGGCCGCGGTCCGCCGGGTCGTCTTGCTGGGTCGTCGCATGAGGGAGTCCTTGTCTGGAGGTCAGGAGGAGGAGGCGGAGGGAGGGGAGGAGAAGGGAGAGGGGGAGGGGGAGGTCAGGGGCCGGGGGTCACGGGGCCGGGCATTCGGCCGTCCACCACGCGGCGGTCGCCGCGGGCAGGACCCCGTCGGGACAGGGGCCGCTGGCGAGCAGCGGAGTCCCCGGGACCGGGGCGGGCACCGGTTCGGTGCCGAAGTTCACCGCGCAGACCAGGCCGTCGCCGCGGGTGATCGCCAGTACCTGGGGAGGCGCGTCCAGCCAGCGCAGGGGGCCTTCACCGAGCTGCGGCAGGGTGCGCCGCAGCTGGAGCCCGTCGCGGTAGAGGTGCCAGAACGAACGGGTGTCGGCCAGCGCGCGGTCGGTCGCGTGCTCGGCGAACCATTCGGGCTGCGGCAGCCACGGCTTGGCGCCGGCCGCTTCCCCGGAGAAGCCGAACGGGGAGGCGTGCCCGGACCAGGGCAGCGGCACGCGGCAGCCGTCCCGGACGTGCTTGCGGCTGCCCGTACGGTGGAAGATCGGGTCGGTGAGGACTTCGTCGGGCAGGTCGAGGACCTCGGGGAGGCCGAGCTCCTCGCCCTGGTAGACGTAGGCGGCGCCGGGCAGCGCGAGCATCAGGAGGGCCGCGGCGCGGGCGCGGGCGGCCCCCAGTCCGCTGCCTTCCACCCCGGGCTCGCCCGCGTACCGGGTGACCGTGCGGACCTGGTCGTGGTTGTTGAGGACCCAGGTGACGGTGGAGCCGGTCCCGGCGATGTCGCGCATCGCGTCGGTGATCGTCGCGCGGAAGGCGTCGGCGTCCCAGGGGGCGCTCAGCAGGTCGAAGAAGAACGCCTGGTGCAGTTCGTCGGGGCGGACGTACTCGGCGTGCTCGCGCGCGGTGGGCACGGACACCTCGCCGACCAGCAGCCGTTCGCGGCCGTCCCGGGCGGTGTACTCCTCGCAGACCGCGCGCCAGCGCCGCCACACGCCGTGGACCTCGGGCTGGTTCCAGGCCAGCTGGTTGACGGCGTCGCGCGCCCGCTCGTCGGCGCCGGGGTCGTCCGAGTCGGGCAGCTCGGGGTGCTTGAACAGTCCGGCGGCGACATCGATGCGGAAGCCGTCGACCCCGCGGTCCAGCCAGAAGCGCAGCACCTCCTCGAAGTCGTCGCCCACGGCCGGATCGCGCCAGTTCAGGTCGGGCTGCTCGGGCGTGAAGAGGTGCAGGTACCACTCGCCGGGGGCGCCGTCGCGCCCGGTGGTCCGGCTCCAGGCGGGACCGCCGAACATCGCGCGCCAGTTGTTGGGAGGCTCCGCCCCGTCCGGGCCACGGCCGGGGGAGAAGTGGAAACGGGCGCGCTCCGGGCTGCCCGGCTCCGCGGCGAGTGCCTCCTGGAACCACGGGTGCTCGCTGGAGCAGTGGTTGGGAACGATGTCGAGCAGCAGCTTCAGCCCGAGCCGGCGGGCGTCGGCCACCAGTCGGTCGAACTCCGCGAGGTCCCCGTAGACCGGGTCGACGCCGCGGTAGTCGGCGACGTCGTAGCCGTGGTCGTGCTGCGGCGACGGGTAGAAGGGGCTGAGCCAGATGCCGTCGACACCGAGCTTGCGCAGGTAGGGGAGCCCGGCCCGGACGCCGGCCAGGTCACCGATGCCGTCCCCGGTGCTGTCGAGGAAGCTGCGGACGTAGACCTGGTAGATCACCGCGTCGCGCCACCAAGGGGCCGAGGTGGTGGCGGCGGGGGAGGGGTGGCCGATGGCGGCCGGAAGGGTGCTGAGCATCTCGCGTCGACCTGTCTGCTGAATGCGAGAGCGCCCCGGATCGGTGCGCTGTTATGCATGCATGTTAAGTAGCAGCGACTGGAAGGTGTCAACGATGTGTCCAGAAACAGCGAAAAGCTGGGGTGTTTTGTACATGAATGCCCGCATGCACGACGAAGGGTCTCTACTTAACATGTAAGTAGAGACCCTTGAGGGGAGGGGAGGAGTGCGGTCAACCCTTGCGGGAGATGGTCCCGAGCTCGCGCGCGAGCCGCGCCGCCGCCTGCTCAGGCGTCTGGCGCAGCGCCAGCACGTCCTGCGCCACGGCCTGCACGGCGAGGCTCACCTGGTCGTAGCGCGGGCTCTTGGGACGCGGCACCGCCGACAGCACGCTCTGGCGCAGCGTGGGCAGGTACGGATACGCCCGGATCAGCCCGGGATCCTCGTACAGCGCGGCGCGTACCGGAGGCAGCGAGCCCTTGGTGAGCACCTGCCGCTGGACCCGCTCACTGGTGAGGTAGGAGATCAGGTCGGCCGCCGACGCCGGATGCCGCGCATGGCTGCTCACGGCGAGGTTGGAGCCGCCCAGCACGCTCGTGCCGGGCCCGTCGCGTCCGGGCAGCGGCACGGCGCCGAACCTGCCCGCGACCTTCGATCCCTCCGCGCTCGCGTCCGCGTACACGTAGGGCCAGTTCCGCAGGAACAGCAGCCGGCCGTCCTGGAAGGCCCGCCGCGACTCCTCCTCCTTGTAGCCGAGCGCGTCGCGGGAGATCCAGCCCTCACGCACACCGTCCGCGAGGAACCGCAGTCCGGCGCGCGCCGCGTCCGAGTCCACGGTCACGCGGGCCCCGTCGTCGCGCAGAATCGATCCGCCCGCCGAGTGCACGGCCTCGGTGACATTGACCGTGAGCCCCTCGTACGGCAGGAACTGGCCGGCATAACCGTCCAGTCCGTACTTCGGGGCGATCGTGCGCGCCTGGCGGGCCAGCTCGTCCCAGGTGCGCGGCGGCCGCTCGCCCTCCCGGTCCAGGATGTCCTTGCGGTAGTAGAGCAGCCCCGCGTTGGTGACGTACGGAACCGCGTACAGCCGGCCGTCGAAGGTCGCGGTGTCCACGACGGGCCGCAGGAAGGAGTCCAGCGGGAAGCGATCACGCCGGAGCGGGGAGATCCATCCGGCCGCCGCGAACTCGGACGTCCAGGCGACGTCGATGTTCAGCACGTCGAACCGGTCGCGGCCCGACCGTAGCTCACTGATCATCTGGGCCCGGGTCTCGTCCGCCGAGTCGGGCAGTTCGACGAGCGTGACGCGCTCGCCGGGATGGGCGTCGTTCCAGTCCTCCAGAAGCGGGGGGAGGTAGTCGGTGAGATCGCCCGCCGTGACGAGCGTCAGGGGGCCGCGGTCGCCGTCCTCGGAAGCCGCGCCCGTCCCGGCGCGCACGCCGAGACCGGTGTATCCCGCCAGTACGACCGCCCCGACCAGGAGAGCTCTACCCGCGGCACGCATCCACCGCATAGATTCCTCCCAGTACACGATCCGGCTGCGTCGCCGACCATCGTGGCCTATATATACCCGTTAGGCATGGGCGATACTAGACGCCCAGGCAGACGAGACGGACGGCGGCGCAACTCGGCCCGCTGCCGAGTGAACCGTTGACTACGGAGCGGGAAGGAGGGGGAGCGAGTGCGGCTGGCGCTCCTTGCGCTCCTCACCCGTAGCCCTGCGCACGGTTACGAGCTGAAGCAGGACCTTGAGAAGCTCCTGGGCGCCGCGTACCCTCAGCCCAACGTCGGCCAGATCTACGTCACCCTCGGACGGCTGGAGAAGAGCGGACTCATCGAGGGCGAGGACGTCGAACAGTCGGGACGCCCCAACAAGCGCACGTACAAGCTGACGGACGCCGGACGCGAGGCCGTCCTGGCCTGGTTCGAGGACACCGCCGAGGAGCCCCGGGTACGGGACGAGTTCTTCATGAAACTCGCCCTCGCACCGCAGTCGGGACTGGCCGATCCGGTCGCACTGATCAACAAGCAGCGGCGGCAGTACCTGAACACCATGCGGGACCTGTCCAAGCTGGCCGCGGCCGAGGACCGCGACAACAAGATCTCCCAACTGCTGATCGAGGGCGCCATGCTGCACCTGCAGGCCGACCTCGACTGGCTGGAACGCTGCCAGGAGGAGCTGGAATGAGCGACGACGCCACCACCGCCGCTCCTGGCGTGCCCGCCGAGCCCATCGTGCGGGCCGAGGGCCTGACCAAGACGCACCACGGCGAGGGCGTACCCGTGCACGCCGTACGCGGGGTGGACCTGTCCGTCGGACCAGGCGAGTTCGTCGCGGTCACCGGGCCCTCCGGAGCCGGAAAATCCACGCTCCTGCACTTGATAGGCGGCCTCCAGCGCCCCGACAGCGGGAAACTGTGGATCGGCGGAGAGCGGGTCGACGAATACCGCGAGGCCCGCTGGGCGGTCCTGCGGCGCCGCAGCATCGGCGTCGTCTTCCAGTTCTTCAACCTGGTCTCCAACCTCACCGTCGCCGACAACGTCGAACTCCCCGCCCTGCTCGCCGGAGCCTCCCCGAAGGCCGCCCGCGCGTCCCGTGCCGAACTGCTCGCCGAACTCGGCCTCGAAGGCCGCGAACGCTCGATGCCCGGAGAACTGTCCGGCGGCGAACAGCAGCGGGTCGCACTCGCCCGCGCCCTGGTCAACCACCCCGCACTGCTGCTCGCCGACGAACCGGCCGGCAGCCTCGACAGCAAGGGCACCCGCGAGGTGCTGCGGCTGCTCTCCCGGTTCCACCAGCGCGGCCAGACGATCATGATGGTCACCCACGACGCCCGGATGGCCAGCGCCGCCGACCGCGTCATCAGCTTCTTCGACGGGCGGATAGCCGACGACGCGCAGCT
Proteins encoded in this window:
- a CDS encoding saccharopine dehydrogenase family protein, whose translation is MRVLLVGAGGVGSAITKIAARRDFFDHFVVADYDLARAEAAVAALGGEEQRFSACRVDASDEAAVGRLLTERGCDVLMNATDPRFVMPLFNAALAAGSHYLDMAMSLSRPHPEHPHGECGVKLGDEQFERAGEWEKSGRLALVGMGVEPGLSDVFARYAADHLFDDIEEIGIRDGANLAVEGYDFAPSFNIWTTIEECLNPPVVYERERGWFTTEPFSEPEVFDFPEGIGPVECVNVEHEEVLLVPRWVGARRVTFKYGLGDDFIGKLKTLHALGLDSTARVAVRGEDGSEVRVSPRDVVAACLPDPATLGDRMTGKTCAGTWVKGTKDGLPREVYLYHVVDNQWSMREYGSQAVVWQTAVNPVVALELLATGVWSQPGVLGPEALPPLPFLDLLTAYGSPWGMREQGETPGN
- a CDS encoding APC family permease, translated to MVEDTPRTPAADATLRPNAIGFVDALAIGLNATSPAYSLAAVIGPIVALVGVHAPGVMLASFVPMVLIASAFYYLNRADPDCGTTFSWVTRALGPTTGWLGGWAITMTGVLVVGSLADVAVNFGLLAVGLDGWAGNSLIRQALTVLVIVTMAALCVRDTQAAARLQNVLVLLQTVCLFVFAGVALYRVYAGTGSAGALRPSVGWLDPFGAGSTALTGGLLLGVFVYWGWESAVNLTEETKDPSSAPGRAGVWSTVVLLATYVSVAFAVVAFAGTGYLTAHADDEEAVFASLAREALGGWDWIVLLAVATSALASTQTTIIPASRTALSMARRHALPRRFGLIHGRYRTPAVGTWWVAGTATVWYLFIHQVSENALADSLTALSLLIAFYYALTGIACAVYHRRLLTSGVREFLFIGAGPLIGAGMLIWLLAEAVVDMADPANSSGGTSWFGLGPPLVIALGLSLAGLLVMLARRAASGAFWAERPTVHAGPADLPVGTAEAGGAERPAASAAGGAEAGAAGVAAGVAGPVARG
- the fabV gene encoding enoyl-[acyl-carrier-protein] reductase FabV, coding for MSERVLTPRNRGFLFLDSHPAGCERLVADMWQACPDPAATPDGAGPVALIIGSSAGYGLAATIAGLKRAGIRGVMVSFEKAPTERRTATAGWYRTAATADIARTAGRDLVFLNGDAFSDTMKNEVADLIEQRFGGRLDYLIYSVAAPRRTDPDTGTTYASVLRPIGRANRTKTLVFDDQGVPEVREVETGPAEGDDVEQTVAVMGGADWERWIDHLAGRGLLGKGFATAALSYIGSPLTAAIYRQGTIGAAKAHLEATARTLNERLGSTLGGRAVTSVNGAAVTQSSTAIPGIALYTGLLRGVLGPDLMPPVRQLAALWDQLTGAAPLTLDEEGRVRLDTWELTDEVQAAVAERWETATSDTIAALADLDWFHAEVQRLYGFSVPGVDYTAPVATHVPWPAPTA
- a CDS encoding carbohydrate ABC transporter permease, whose translation is MSGHGTIERRPSRRTAAVRPVPGPPAQGPVRGPGRRRGKRLSRLLSNSVVQGALILVALVWITPLAGLLISSLRSEGDNASGGWWTALTDPSQLSLDNYSALLKDSGIAAAFGNTVLISVPTTVLVVAIAALAGYAFAWLEFPGRDAVFLVVVGLLVVPVQIGLLPVAKLFGAVGLFGTVAGVVLFHVAYGLPFAIFLLRNYFAEIPREMLEAARMDGGSEWRIFSRLVLPLGRPAIASLAIFQFLWVWNDMLVALLFADSGSQPLTVALQSQMRQFGSNIGVLAPGAFLSLVVPLIVFFAFQRHFVQGVMAGSVK
- a CDS encoding TetR/AcrR family transcriptional regulator, translated to MAKDVVPEEARRRRRPTRQGTVLSERLIVETALRMVREHGSAGLSARRLGAALGADPSTLYRYFDGMDGLTLAIGEELIGRALDGWVPTGRWREDLRSLGLRIHGAYVAHPQAALLTASRVSGRPREIAADEAILGSLRGAGFADVDAVRIYHAYIDQALAFAALDAGPLALTEKARESDEERWESTYARLPADAYPNIAATAGLLAARMPHSAYPVALEMLLDTAERQLADAAGPGGGGAAGRG